GTTGCTTACCAAATCGCGGAAAGAGTATTTGGCACTCTTGTCCTCGACTACAGGCAATTCGCCTTCCGCAGGCCAAATTACAGGAATTTTCATCTGGATATAGTTTTCGATCGGTTCAAGGCCAAATACATACTCTTCATCGGCCAAGGTAATGGACTTGCCTGTTTTCCCGGCGCGGGCAGTTCGCCCTATTCGATGAACATAACTCTCGAAATCGTCGGGGATGTCATAGTTGACTACCAGCTGGAGATCGTCGATCTGGAGTCCTCTAGCAGCTACGTCAGTGGCCACAAGGAATTTGATCGTCCCATCTTTCATCTTATCGATGGTTTCCAGGCGTTTCGACTGGGGAAGGTCTCCCATCAGGTACTTTGAGGCATATCCATTGAGCGACAACCGTTTGGCAACCTCTATGCAACGTGCCTTGGTGTTTGTGAAAACCAAGCAGTTTTCTGGGTTTTCCCTATGCAGGAGCTGGAGAAGCAAACCGAATTTCTCATCCTTGGAAATATGGTACAGCTCCTGGGTAATTGCATTTACGGTTATTTCCTCGGGCTGGACCTCGACTTCTACAGGACTATTCATGAAAGACCAGGCAAGATTGCGCACCCTGGTTCCCAAAGTCGCCGAGAACAGCATGGTCTGCCTTTCTTTGGCCGGCCTCAGCAGGCTGAACATTTTCTGGACATCAGGATAAAACCCCATGTCAAAGAGCCGGTCTGCCTCATCGACAACAAAGGTATCGAACTGGCGGAAATCAATCTTATGCATCTTCTGGTAATCCAGGATTCTTCCCGGGGTACAGACAAAGATATCACACCCTTTCTCGATCAAGGCATCCTGCTTTCCATACCCGACCCCTCCATAAAAACAACCTACCGTCAGTCCCTCGATGGCTGAAGACAGTTTTGCCGTATCTTCGTCAATTTGGACAGCCAGTTCCCTGGTCGGGGCTACGATCAAAGCTTTTGGAAGGGGTTTCCCTTCTTTCTGTGCCGTCACATATTTTTGGAGGATAGAAAGAACATATACGGCAGTTTTTCCGCTACCAGTCTTTGACTGGACCATAACATCTCGGTAGGCAAGGCTAATTGGAAGGATTTTCTCCTGTACCTCGGTACAATCGCTAAATCCTGCAGCCTCGATACCTTTGAGCACCTGCTCACTTAAGGGTAATTCAGTAAATTTCATGGATACTATATATCGCCTTTATAATAATTTGCCAACACACAACAGAAAGGGAGAAAATACATTTACTCCCTTTCTACAAGATAGATTAAAATAACAGTATTGTCCACCTCCACAAGGAGACGGCAAAAACACTCAGTCCTCTAGCTCCCATTCCCTTACCTGATGGCAGATAGCAAGGGTCCTCGTAAACGGACCGGCAAAGCTTTTCCCATCGACAGAGTATATCGGCATAGCCGCCATACTGGTGGCGGAGATAAACAATTCATCGTACAACCCGGAACGGACATCCTTTGCCAAAGGGGATTCGTAGACAACCTCTATGCCATTTTTAAGCGCAGCCTGGACAACCCGGTCCCGGGTTACCCCCAGCAACACCTTTTCAGAGGGAGCTGTATACAGCTTACCTTCCCTGAAGGCAAAGAAATTGCTACGCGTCCCCTCCAGGATTTCCCCTTCCCTATTGACTAGAAGTGCTTCAAATCCACCTTGGCGGCGGGCAGCTTCAAGAGCCATATAATTCAACAGCAGATTCCCTGTCTTACAGGATGGCATCAATCGTTCGCCTTCATAGGTAAAGGTTACAACTCCTTCTCTGTAATAGCTATCAGGGTATGAAATCAGAGGTGCTGCCGTTATAAAACATTGAGGATCCTTGCCCCCGACAACAAGGATACGTACAGAAGCTTCCACCAAGGAATCCACCTGTATGAGAGCATGTACCCAGTTTGTCAATTCCTCGTTGGTGAATGAATGGGAAAGGAAGATGCCCTCACAGGACTTGTCCAATCGCCTCAAATGATCGGCAAGATGTACAGGTCTCCCCTTGATGACCCGAATGGATTCATAGGTAGAAAACCCAAACTGCACTTCCCTGTTTGTCACACTGAGTGTGGCGTCCGCTTCCTTAATGATAACCCCGTTCCGTACGGCATGTTCAGCGACCATTGCATTCCTTCTTTTACGATGGATATTTAATCAATTCCCTGGGCTTGCTCCCATTCGGAGGCCCGACATATCCCATCTCTTCCATCTGCTCTACCAGACGTGCAGCCCGGTTGTACCCTATCTTAAGCCTTCGCTGCAAGTAGGAAGCTGAAGCACAACGCCTTTCGACAACAATCTGGAGGGCTTTTTCCATCAGCGCATCATCATCGTTCCCTTCAACTTCATCAGACGAAGCATCACTGCTGTCAACATTTTCATCCTCGAAGAAGGAATCGTCGATAAAATCCTGGACTCCCTGGGTACTTGCGAACCTGACCACTTCCTCGACTTCATTGTCACTCAGATAAGCCCCTTGGATGCGCATGGGAATCGGATCGGTACTTGCAACATAGAGCATATCGCCCTTACCAAGTAACTTTTCTGCTCCGCCTTCATCGATAATGATCCGGCTATCGGTCGTACTGGTAACGGCAAAAGCGATTCGAGTAGGTATATTGCTTTTTATCACCCCGGTAATGACATCGACAGAGGGGCGCTGCGTCGCCAGAATCAGATGTATCCCGACTGCCCTGCTCATGGCAGCC
The sequence above is a segment of the Sphaerochaeta pleomorpha str. Grapes genome. Coding sequences within it:
- a CDS encoding DEAD/DEAH box helicase — encoded protein: MKFTELPLSEQVLKGIEAAGFSDCTEVQEKILPISLAYRDVMVQSKTGSGKTAVYVLSILQKYVTAQKEGKPLPKALIVAPTRELAVQIDEDTAKLSSAIEGLTVGCFYGGVGYGKQDALIEKGCDIFVCTPGRILDYQKMHKIDFRQFDTFVVDEADRLFDMGFYPDVQKMFSLLRPAKERQTMLFSATLGTRVRNLAWSFMNSPVEVEVQPEEITVNAITQELYHISKDEKFGLLLQLLHRENPENCLVFTNTKARCIEVAKRLSLNGYASKYLMGDLPQSKRLETIDKMKDGTIKFLVATDVAARGLQIDDLQLVVNYDIPDDFESYVHRIGRTARAGKTGKSITLADEEYVFGLEPIENYIQMKIPVIWPAEGELPVVEDKSAKYSFRDLVSNDEYASSPDRGGRSRNGRPTSSPSRRSAPPRRDASGPARRGPARPAGKYAGKPASEPRVNEPRTAATKPRQPLAARPSNPAPRRKTGSKSYAEIQNLSLEERLAYYKQQYKGESGSAPASPAANRREPAQKKPVQKKTVSPVKPPVTVEKPLPKKGFFARLFGKKH
- a CDS encoding aminotransferase class IV; this encodes MVAEHAVRNGVIIKEADATLSVTNREVQFGFSTYESIRVIKGRPVHLADHLRRLDKSCEGIFLSHSFTNEELTNWVHALIQVDSLVEASVRILVVGGKDPQCFITAAPLISYPDSYYREGVVTFTYEGERLMPSCKTGNLLLNYMALEAARRQGGFEALLVNREGEILEGTRSNFFAFREGKLYTAPSEKVLLGVTRDRVVQAALKNGIEVVYESPLAKDVRSGLYDELFISATSMAAMPIYSVDGKSFAGPFTRTLAICHQVREWELED